In Choloepus didactylus isolate mChoDid1 chromosome 6, mChoDid1.pri, whole genome shotgun sequence, one DNA window encodes the following:
- the LOC119535939 gene encoding olfactory receptor 51F2-like, protein MTAFNDTASNWPIFSFIGIPGLEVAQIWISIPFCLLYLVALVGNVLLLILVKAEKSLHEPQFYFLAMLAYTDLGLSLSTIPSVLAIFWFDIHHVGLDACLAQMFFIHTLSSVESGVLVAMAFDHLVAICEPLNYTRILTHYTVACLSGASLIRGVTLMTPLPFFLRIFPFCGANIPSHSYCYYPDVLNLACGDVTFSSAYGLVFVLCTFAVDVVFILVSYMKILGTVMKLGSQDRNWRSLCTVLVFYMPLISLAVLHCYSRDTPPILYTTMSNAYLLMTPQLNPLVYSLKSRQIQAALCKQFLVQCVTAGK, encoded by the coding sequence ATGACAGCTTTTAATGACACTGCTTCTAATTGGCCCATCTTCTCCTTCATTGGTATCCCTGGACTGGAGGTGGCACAGATATGGATCTCCATCCCCTTCTGTCTCCTGTACCTGGTGGCCCTTGTGGGTAATGTTCTTCTCCTTATCCTAGTTAAAGCAGAAAAGAGTCTTCATGAACCCCAGTTCTATTTTTTGGCCATGCTCGCCTACACTGACCTAGGTCTTTCATTGTCCACAATTCCTAGTGTCTTGGCTATCTTCTGGTTTGATATCCATCATGTTGGTCTGGATGCTTGCCTGGCCCAAATGTTCTTCATCCATACCCTTTCCTCAGTAGAATCTGGGGTCCTGGTGGCCATGGCTTTTGACCACTTAGTAGCTATCTGTGAGCCATTGAACTACACGAGGATCCTGACACATTATACTGTTGCCTGCCTTAGTGGAGCCTCCCTCATACGAGGTGTCACACTGATGACCCCTCTGCCTTTTTTCCTCAGGATCTTTCCTTTCTGTGGGGCAAATATCCCCTCACATTCTTACTGCTATTATCCAGATGTGCTGAACCTGGCCTGTGGAGATGTCACTTTCAGCAGTGCCTATGGATTGGTTTTTGTACTCTGTACATTTGCAGTGGATGTTGTCTTCATCCTAGTTTCTTACATGAAGATCTTGGGCACTGTTATGAAGTTGGGGAGCCAGGACAGAAACTGGAGATCACTGTGCACAGTGCTTGTGTTTTACATGCCCCTCATCAGCCTGGCAGTGCTGCATTGTTATTCCAGGGACACTCCCCCAATTCTATATACAACTATGAGCAATGCCTACCTCCTTATGACACCACAACTCAACCCTCTTGTCTACAGTCTCAAATCCAGGCAGATCCAGGCTGCCCTGTGTAAGCAATTTTTGGTGCAATGTGTCACTGCTGGGAAATGA